The window ACGCCATGCGCCCGCATTTCCCCGATTTCTGCGGGTGCGATGTCTGCCGGGCGGACGCCCTGGTCTTCACCCTCAACCGGGTGCCGGCCCGCTACGTCGCCAGTCTGCCAGGCTCGGTGCTCACCGAGGTCAATCTGGTGAAGGAGCAGAGCCGTGCGGCC of the Gemmatimonadales bacterium genome contains:
- a CDS encoding late competence development ComFB family protein — protein: MIHNLVEEHVIAAYDAMRPHFPDFCGCDVCRADALVFTLNRVPARYVASLPGSVLTEVNLVKEQSRAAIEVAMMEGLRKITLAPRCGRGKRAPA